A region of Rhodanobacteraceae bacterium DNA encodes the following proteins:
- a CDS encoding Amidohydrolase — protein MQTSTRRSFRKLPLAIAIAALAMGVAQAADAPAAAEAQAPALTVIHCAHLIDTVAGKMLGATSIVIDGPRIKEVVAGSVSREGAKVIDMPANDTCLPGLIDSHTHLTSQFSKTSYSDQFRLNPADYAIESTVFARRTLMAGFTTVRNLGESDNSSIALRNAINKGEIAGPRIFSAGKFIGTTGGHADPTDGYRWDLQGNPGPKDGIINSPEDAWKAVRQHYKDGADLIKIMPSGGVLDESSSSENPQMTLDEIKAVVAAAHDYGFTVAAHAHGAEAIRRATLGGVDSIEHGTFMDDQDMKLMKEHGTWYVPTIIAGEYVMEKAKEGWYPPQVARKALEVGPKILATAGKAYKAGVKIAFGTDAGVYPHGENAQEFVYMVQAGMPSMYAIQAATTHAAALLKHSQDFGSVSAGQYADVIAVPGNPLDDIALMKQVDFVMKEGVVYKQDGKPTAAALESSLGM, from the coding sequence ATGCAAACCAGCACGCGCCGCAGCTTCCGCAAACTTCCGCTGGCAATCGCGATCGCGGCCCTGGCGATGGGCGTGGCGCAGGCGGCCGATGCGCCGGCCGCAGCCGAAGCGCAGGCACCCGCGCTGACGGTGATCCATTGCGCGCATCTGATCGACACGGTGGCGGGGAAAATGCTGGGCGCGACCAGCATCGTCATCGACGGCCCGCGCATCAAGGAAGTGGTGGCGGGTTCGGTGAGCCGCGAGGGCGCGAAGGTGATCGACATGCCGGCGAACGACACCTGCCTGCCGGGGCTGATCGATTCGCACACGCATCTGACCTCGCAATTCAGCAAGACCAGCTACAGCGACCAGTTCCGCCTGAACCCGGCCGACTACGCGATCGAGAGCACGGTGTTCGCGCGGCGCACGCTGATGGCGGGCTTCACGACCGTGCGCAACCTGGGCGAAAGCGACAACTCGTCGATCGCGTTGCGCAACGCCATCAACAAGGGCGAGATTGCGGGGCCGCGCATCTTCAGCGCCGGCAAGTTCATCGGCACCACCGGCGGCCATGCCGATCCCACCGACGGTTACCGCTGGGATTTGCAGGGCAACCCGGGCCCGAAGGATGGCATCATCAACTCGCCGGAAGACGCGTGGAAGGCGGTGCGGCAGCATTACAAGGATGGCGCCGACCTCATCAAGATCATGCCCTCGGGCGGCGTGCTGGATGAATCGTCCAGTTCCGAGAATCCGCAGATGACGCTGGACGAGATCAAGGCGGTGGTCGCCGCCGCGCACGACTATGGTTTCACGGTGGCCGCGCACGCGCACGGCGCCGAGGCGATCCGCCGCGCGACGCTGGGCGGCGTCGATTCGATCGAGCACGGCACCTTCATGGACGATCAGGACATGAAGTTGATGAAGGAACACGGCACCTGGTACGTGCCGACCATCATCGCCGGCGAGTACGTGATGGAGAAGGCGAAGGAAGGCTGGTATCCGCCGCAGGTCGCGCGCAAGGCGCTGGAAGTCGGGCCGAAGATCCTGGCCACCGCGGGCAAGGCATACAAGGCGGGCGTGAAGATCGCGTTCGGCACCGACGCCGGCGTGTATCCGCACGGCGAGAACGCGCAGGAGTTTGTCTATATGGTGCAGGCGGGGATGCCGTCGATGTACGCGATCCAGGCCGCGACCACGCACGCGGCCGCGCTGCTGAAGCACTCGCAGGATTTCGGCAGCGTGAGCGCGGGCCAATACGCCGACGTTATTGCCGTGCCCGGCAATCCGCTGGACGACATCGCGCTGATGAAGCAGGTGGACTTCGTGATGAAGGAAGGCGTGGTGTACAAGCAGGACGGCAAACCCACCGCCGCCGCGCTGGAATCCAGCCTTGGAATGTAA
- a CDS encoding Bacteriocin/lantibiotic efflux ABC transporter, permease/ATP-binding protein: MNAEAAMKGGLFDGLQWGWGRKLPVILQTEAAECGLAALAMIARYHGHDVDLPSLRRKHSTSLKGANLARVMELSRQLGFETRPLRLELDELSELNAPCILHWDLNHFVVLERVTAGGAVIHDPARGVRKLSTAELSKHFTGVALECTPGADFKPVKARESVSLRALTGKIKGLPRALIQIFVLALALEVFALVGPFYLQWILDQVLVAADKSLLMLLGIGFLLVTVFGAAISAVRAWTITWLGAMLNVQWVTNVFSHLLRLPLDWYEKRHAGDVVSRFGSMNSIQQTFTTSFVTALLDGLMAVLTLVVLMLYSVKLTCIVLAAFALYGLLRWFTYRPLRRAQEDQIVHAARQETELLEAIRGAQTLKLHNQQRPRTARFANVVVETVNRNIAVQRLGIAFSSGNRLIFGVAKIAMIWLAALLVLDGRFTAGMLIAFVAYADQFVGRAASLIDTGIEFRMLRLHAERVADIALTAPERHVESAWGAPMPEASIELRNVSFRYAEGEPWIVKDCSLTIPAGESVALIGPSGCGKTTLAKIILGLLQPEEGEVRYGGEDIRRLGLARYRSQVGAVMQDDQLFAGSIADNIACFDDDVNPLRVEAAAHLAAIHDDIAAMPMGYQSLVGDMGSALSGGQKQRLLLARALYRKPALLVLDEATSHLDIERERQVNAAVNRLAITRIVIAHRPETIASAQHVLQVSNGAVQPVPSRPREGEVAG, encoded by the coding sequence ATGAACGCCGAGGCGGCCATGAAGGGCGGTTTGTTCGATGGCCTGCAGTGGGGCTGGGGTCGCAAGCTGCCGGTGATCCTGCAGACCGAAGCCGCGGAGTGTGGGCTCGCGGCCCTCGCGATGATCGCGCGCTACCACGGCCACGACGTGGACCTGCCTTCTTTGCGCCGCAAGCACTCGACCTCGTTGAAGGGCGCGAACCTTGCGCGGGTGATGGAACTTTCCAGGCAACTGGGCTTCGAAACGCGTCCGTTGCGGCTGGAACTGGACGAACTTTCGGAACTCAACGCTCCCTGCATTCTGCACTGGGATCTGAACCACTTCGTGGTGCTGGAACGGGTCACGGCGGGCGGCGCGGTGATCCACGATCCGGCGCGTGGCGTGCGCAAGCTCTCGACAGCAGAACTCTCGAAACATTTCACTGGTGTGGCGCTGGAATGCACGCCCGGCGCCGACTTCAAACCGGTGAAGGCGCGCGAATCGGTCTCGCTGCGCGCACTAACCGGCAAGATCAAGGGCCTGCCGCGTGCGCTGATCCAGATTTTCGTGTTGGCGCTTGCCCTCGAAGTATTCGCGCTGGTCGGACCCTTCTATCTGCAGTGGATCCTCGACCAGGTGCTGGTCGCGGCCGACAAGAGCCTGCTGATGCTGCTCGGGATCGGCTTCCTGCTGGTGACGGTGTTCGGCGCCGCGATCTCGGCGGTGCGGGCGTGGACCATCACCTGGCTGGGCGCGATGTTGAACGTGCAGTGGGTCACCAACGTGTTCTCGCACCTGCTGAGGCTGCCGCTGGACTGGTACGAGAAGCGCCACGCGGGCGACGTGGTCTCGCGCTTCGGGTCGATGAACAGTATCCAGCAAACCTTCACCACCAGCTTCGTCACTGCGCTCCTGGACGGGCTGATGGCGGTTCTGACGCTGGTGGTGTTGATGCTGTACAGCGTCAAGCTGACCTGCATCGTGCTGGCCGCGTTCGCGCTGTACGGGTTGCTGAGGTGGTTCACCTACCGGCCGCTGCGGCGCGCGCAGGAAGATCAGATCGTCCATGCCGCGCGCCAGGAAACCGAGCTGCTGGAAGCGATCCGCGGCGCCCAGACCCTGAAGCTGCACAACCAGCAGCGGCCACGCACCGCGCGTTTCGCCAATGTCGTGGTTGAGACCGTCAACCGCAACATCGCGGTGCAGCGCCTTGGCATCGCATTCAGCAGCGGCAACCGCTTGATCTTTGGCGTTGCCAAGATCGCGATGATCTGGCTGGCGGCACTGCTCGTGCTGGATGGTCGATTCACTGCCGGCATGCTGATTGCCTTCGTGGCTTATGCCGACCAGTTCGTGGGCCGTGCTGCCAGTCTGATCGACACCGGCATCGAGTTCCGGATGCTGCGGCTGCACGCCGAGCGCGTGGCCGACATTGCCCTGACCGCACCGGAGCGGCACGTGGAATCCGCGTGGGGCGCGCCGATGCCGGAGGCGAGCATCGAGCTTCGCAACGTCAGTTTCCGTTATGCCGAAGGCGAGCCGTGGATCGTCAAGGACTGCTCATTGACGATTCCGGCAGGCGAGTCGGTGGCCCTCATCGGCCCGTCCGGCTGCGGCAAGACCACGCTGGCCAAGATCATCCTTGGTTTGCTGCAACCCGAAGAAGGCGAAGTCCGGTACGGCGGCGAGGACATCCGCCGGCTGGGTTTGGCGCGCTACCGCAGCCAGGTTGGTGCGGTGATGCAGGACGATCAACTGTTCGCGGGATCCATCGCCGACAACATCGCCTGCTTCGATGACGATGTAAATCCGCTGCGCGTCGAAGCTGCCGCGCATCTGGCTGCGATCCACGACGACATTGCCGCGATGCCGATGGGCTACCAGAGCCTGGTGGGCGACATGGGCTCGGCTCTGTCCGGTGGCCAGAAGCAGCGGCTCTTGCTGGCCCGCGCGCTTTACCGCAAACCCGCACTGCTGGTGCTGGACGAAGCCACCAGTCATCTCGACATTGAACGTGAGCGGCAGGTCAACGCCGCCGTGAATCGACTTGCGATCACCCGCATCGTGATCGCCCACCGCCCAGAGACCATCGCCAGCGCGCAGCACGTGCTGCAGGTCTCCAACGGTGCGGTGCAACCCGTTCCGTCACGTCCACGTGAAGGGGAGGTGGCGGGGTAG